One genomic window of Solanum dulcamara chromosome 10, daSolDulc1.2, whole genome shotgun sequence includes the following:
- the LOC129904992 gene encoding arginine--tRNA ligase, cytoplasmic-like isoform X1, translating into MNSFTISLKIPPLLSLSPPPSAKLLNPNFFPFFLNTRILRATSRRFFGAVGVSLRTISTMENEKEIIGSQKQQLAKLFEESLRAAFPDIPDVQPLIATCNDPKHGDYQCNNAMSLWNKIKGKGTQFKGPQPVGKAIIENLPASEMIENCSIAGPGFVNIVLARQWIAKSLQKMLIDGIETWAPKLPVKRTVVDFSSPNIAKEMHVGHLRSTIIGDTLARMLEFSNVDVLRRNHVGDWGTQFGMLIEFLYEKFPNWEAGSAPAIGDLEAFYKASKQRFDNDADFKERAQKAVVSLQGGDEKYRMAWAQICEISRKEFQKVYERLGVHLEEKGESFYNPYIPKALELLNEKGLIEESEGARVIFIEGKKIPLIVVKRDGGFNYASTDLTALWYRLNEEKADWMIYVTDVGQREHFEMVFSAAKRAGWLPPNENDYPKASHVGFGLVLGEDGKRFRTRSTEVVKLVDLLDDAKKRCKSALEERGKTKDWAAEELEQTAEAVGYGAVKYADLKNNRLTNYTFNFDQMLSDKGNTAVYLLYAHARICSIIRKAGKDIEELKKSGAIDLAHPDERMLGLHLLQFAEIVEEACTNLSPHLVCEYLYNISEDFTKFYTNCQVVGSAEETSRLLLCEATAVVMRKCFHLLGITPVYKI; encoded by the exons ATGAATAGCTTCACCATTTCCCTCAAAATTCCTCCATTGCTTTCACTTTCTCCGCCTCCATCTGCTAAGCTTCTAAACCCCAATTTCTTCCCTTTTTTCCTCAATACCC GTATTCTCAGAGCTACATCTAGGAGATTTTTTGGTGCGGTAGGAGTCTCTTTAAGGACAATATCAACTATGGAAAAT GAGAAAGAAATTATTGGGAGTCAAAAGCAGCAATTAGCAAAGCTATTTGAGGAATCACTTAGAGCAGCATTCCCTGATATTCCAGATGTACAGCCTTTGATTGCTACTTGCAATGATCCAAAACATGGTGACTATCAATG CAATAATGCAATGAGCTTGTGGAATAAAATTAAAGGCAAAGGTACACAGTTCAAGGGTCCTCAGCCTGTTGGAAAG GCAATTATAGAAAATCTTCCTGCATCAGAAATGATAGAGAATTGCTCTATAGCAGGACCCGGTTTTGTTAATATTGTATTAGCAAGGCAATGGATAGCAAAG AGTCTTCAAAAGATGCTAATAGATGGCATTGAGACATGGGCACCCAAGCTTCCTGTTAAAAGGACTGTCGTTGACTTCTCATCACCCAACATAGCAAAAGAGATGCATGTGGGTCATTTAAGATCTACTATAATTGGAGACACTCTGGCCCGTATGTTGGAGTTTTCCAATGTTGATGTTCTTCGGAGAAACCATGTGGGTGACTGGGGCACACAG TTCGGAATGTTAATTGAGTTCCTTTATGAAAAATTTCCTAATTGGGAAGCTGGTAGTGCTCCAGCAATTGGAGATCTGGAG GCATTCTATAAGGCTTCAAAACAAAGATTTGACAACGATGCTGATTTCAAGGAAAGGGCGCAAAAGGCAGTCGTTAGTCTTCAG GGTGGAGATGAGAAGTATAGGATGGCATGGGCACAAATATGTGAAATCAGCCGAAAAGAATTTCAGAAGGTTTATGAGAGACTTGGGGTTCACTTAGAGGAAAAG GGTGAAAGCTTTTATAATCCATATATTCCCAAAGCTTTAGAGTTGCTTAATGAGAAGGGATTAATTGAAGAAAGTGAAGGAGCCCGCGTCATCTTTATTGAAGGGAAGAAAATACCTCTTATTGTTGTGAAGAGGGACGGTGGTTTCAACTATGCTTCAACCGATCTTACCGCTCTATG GTATCGACTGAATGAAGAAAAAGCAGACTGGATGATATATGTGACTGACGTTGGACAGCGAGAGCACTTTGAGATGGTCTTTTCT GCTGCAAAACGTGCAGGCTGGCTTCCTCCAAATGAGAATGATTACCCCAAAGCCAGTCATGTAGGATTTGGTCTAGTCTTAGGAGAAGATGGGAAACGGTTCCGTACTCGAAGTACGGAGGTGGTTAAGCTGGTTGATTTGCTTGATGATGCCAAGAAGCGGTGTAAATCAGCACTTGAAGAAAGAG GTAAGACTAAAGATTGGGCTGCCGAGGAACTAGAGCAAACTGCTGAAGCAGTAGGATACGGTGCTGTTAA ATATGCTGACCTGAAGAACAACAGGTTGACCAATTACACCTTCAATTTTGATCAGATGCTTAGTGATAAG GGAAACACCGCAGTTTATTTGCTGTATGCACATGCTCGTATTTGTTCAATCATCAGGAAGGCTGGTAAAGATATAGAGGAGTTAAAAAAG AGTGGGGCAATAGATTTGGCTCATCCAGATGAACGTATGCTAGGCCTCCATTTGCTCCAGTTTGCTGAA ATTGTTGAAGAAGCTTGTACCAATCTTTCACCACACTTGGTGTGTGAATATCTTTACAATATATCTGAAGACTTCACTAAATTCTATACCAACTGTCAG GTCGTTGGCTCGGCAGAGGAAACAAGCAGACTCTTGCTGTGTGAGGCAACAGCAGTTGTCATGAGAAAGTGTTTCCATCTGTTGGGAATCACTCCTGTTTACAAAATTTAA
- the LOC129904993 gene encoding glucan endo-1,3-beta-glucosidase 13 produces the protein MARGFSIIFAASLLLVILGICRASRVGICYGRNADDLPTPEKAVQLIQMHNIKYVRIYDSNIQVLKAFANTGIELMIGIPNSDLLAFSQFQSNANTWLKNSILPYYPATKITYITVGAELSEAPNTTSALVVPAMQNVFTALKKAGLHRRIKVSSTHSLGVLSRSFPPSAGAFNSSHAFFLKPMLEFLAENQSPFMIDLYPYYAYRDSSTNVSLDYALFEASSEVIDPNTGLLYTNMFDAQLDAINYALMALNFKTVNIMVTESGWPSKGSPKETAATPDNAQTYNTNLIRHVINNTGTPAKPGGAVDVYVFSLFNENRKPGLESERNWGLFFPDQTSVYNLDFTGKGVVDTTAGGNTTGSNGTWCIASSSASEPELQNALSWACGSGNVDCSAIQPSQPCFEPDNLASHASYAFNSYYQQNGATDIACSFGGVGVRTNKNPSYDNCLYATTGGKKAIANNTTASPSKSSSSSPQRSYQWSQHLLVAFPLFLLVPF, from the exons ATGGCAAGAGGATTCAGTATCATATTTGCAGCTTCTTTGCTCTTAGTGATTCTTG GCATTTGCCGAGCAAGCAGAGTTGGAATTTGCTATGGACGAAATGCCGATGATCTTCCTACGCCTGAAAAAGCCGTGCAGCTCATTCAAATGCACAACATTAAATATGTAAGGATATACGACTCAAATATCCAGGTCCTCAAGGCCTTTGCGAATACTGGAATTGAGCTTATGATTGGAATTCCAAACTCAGATTTGCTGGCGTTTTCTCAATTCCAGTCTAATGCCAATACATGGTTAAAAAACAGCATACTTCCTTACTATCCTGCCACGAAAATCACTTACATAACCGTTGGTGCTGAACTCTCGGAAGCTCCAAATACTACATCTGCTCTGGTGGTACCTGCAATGCAAAATGTGTTTACTGCTTTGAAAAAAGCTGGTCTTCATAGGAGGATTAAAGTTTCTAGTACTCATTCATTGGGCGTATTATCACGTTCATTCCCACCTTCTGCAGGGGCATTTAACAGTAGTCATGCCTTTTTTCTAAAACCGATGTTGGAATTCCTTGCAGAGAATCAGTCACCTTTTATGATTGACTTATATCCGTATTACGCATATAGAGATTCTTCTACCAATGTGTCCCTAGACTATGCTCTATTTGAGGCATCCTCTGAAGTGATTGATCCCAACACTGGTCTACTGTACACGAACATGTTTGATGCTCAGCTTGATGCTATTAACTATGCTTTAATGgctttaaattttaaaacagTTAATATCATGGTCACCGAGTCAGGCTGGCCATCTAAAGGATCTCCAAAAGAGACAGCTGCAACTCCAGATAATGCGCAGACCTATAACACAAATTTGATACGACATGTTATCAACAATACTGGAACTCCTGCGAAGCCAGGAGGAGCAGTTGATGTTTATGTTTTCTCATTGTTCAACGAGAACAGGAAGCCTGGTTTAGAATCTGAGAGGAACTGGGGTTTATTTTTCCCAGACCAGACAAGTGTTTATAACCTTGATTTTACTGGAAAGGGTGTTGTAGACACGACTGCAGGTGGAAACACTACAGGTTCAAATGGAACATGGTGCATTGCTTCATCTTCTGCATCTGAACCTGAACTTCAGAATGCCTTGAGTTGGGCTTGTGGTTCTGGAAATGTAGATTGCTCCGCGATACAACCTAGCCAACCTTGTTTCGAGCCTGATAACCTTGCATCGCATGCATCTTATGCATTCAACAGTTACTACCAGCAAAATGGTGCTACTGACATTGCTTGCAGTTTCGGCGGAGTTGGCGTTAGAACAAACAAGAATCCAA GTTATGATAACTGTCTCTATGCGACGACTGG GGGTAAAAAAGCTATAGCTAATAATACAACCGCTAGTCCTTCCAAGTCTTCATCATCATCCCCTCAAAGGAGTTACCAGTGGTCTCAACATCTACTTGTGGCTTTTCCTTTGTTCCTCCTGGTACCCTTCTGA
- the LOC129904992 gene encoding arginine--tRNA ligase, chloroplastic/mitochondrial-like isoform X2 yields the protein MENEKEIIGSQKQQLAKLFEESLRAAFPDIPDVQPLIATCNDPKHGDYQCNNAMSLWNKIKGKGTQFKGPQPVGKAIIENLPASEMIENCSIAGPGFVNIVLARQWIAKSLQKMLIDGIETWAPKLPVKRTVVDFSSPNIAKEMHVGHLRSTIIGDTLARMLEFSNVDVLRRNHVGDWGTQFGMLIEFLYEKFPNWEAGSAPAIGDLEAFYKASKQRFDNDADFKERAQKAVVSLQGGDEKYRMAWAQICEISRKEFQKVYERLGVHLEEKGESFYNPYIPKALELLNEKGLIEESEGARVIFIEGKKIPLIVVKRDGGFNYASTDLTALWYRLNEEKADWMIYVTDVGQREHFEMVFSAAKRAGWLPPNENDYPKASHVGFGLVLGEDGKRFRTRSTEVVKLVDLLDDAKKRCKSALEERGKTKDWAAEELEQTAEAVGYGAVKYADLKNNRLTNYTFNFDQMLSDKGNTAVYLLYAHARICSIIRKAGKDIEELKKSGAIDLAHPDERMLGLHLLQFAEIVEEACTNLSPHLVCEYLYNISEDFTKFYTNCQVVGSAEETSRLLLCEATAVVMRKCFHLLGITPVYKI from the exons ATGGAAAAT GAGAAAGAAATTATTGGGAGTCAAAAGCAGCAATTAGCAAAGCTATTTGAGGAATCACTTAGAGCAGCATTCCCTGATATTCCAGATGTACAGCCTTTGATTGCTACTTGCAATGATCCAAAACATGGTGACTATCAATG CAATAATGCAATGAGCTTGTGGAATAAAATTAAAGGCAAAGGTACACAGTTCAAGGGTCCTCAGCCTGTTGGAAAG GCAATTATAGAAAATCTTCCTGCATCAGAAATGATAGAGAATTGCTCTATAGCAGGACCCGGTTTTGTTAATATTGTATTAGCAAGGCAATGGATAGCAAAG AGTCTTCAAAAGATGCTAATAGATGGCATTGAGACATGGGCACCCAAGCTTCCTGTTAAAAGGACTGTCGTTGACTTCTCATCACCCAACATAGCAAAAGAGATGCATGTGGGTCATTTAAGATCTACTATAATTGGAGACACTCTGGCCCGTATGTTGGAGTTTTCCAATGTTGATGTTCTTCGGAGAAACCATGTGGGTGACTGGGGCACACAG TTCGGAATGTTAATTGAGTTCCTTTATGAAAAATTTCCTAATTGGGAAGCTGGTAGTGCTCCAGCAATTGGAGATCTGGAG GCATTCTATAAGGCTTCAAAACAAAGATTTGACAACGATGCTGATTTCAAGGAAAGGGCGCAAAAGGCAGTCGTTAGTCTTCAG GGTGGAGATGAGAAGTATAGGATGGCATGGGCACAAATATGTGAAATCAGCCGAAAAGAATTTCAGAAGGTTTATGAGAGACTTGGGGTTCACTTAGAGGAAAAG GGTGAAAGCTTTTATAATCCATATATTCCCAAAGCTTTAGAGTTGCTTAATGAGAAGGGATTAATTGAAGAAAGTGAAGGAGCCCGCGTCATCTTTATTGAAGGGAAGAAAATACCTCTTATTGTTGTGAAGAGGGACGGTGGTTTCAACTATGCTTCAACCGATCTTACCGCTCTATG GTATCGACTGAATGAAGAAAAAGCAGACTGGATGATATATGTGACTGACGTTGGACAGCGAGAGCACTTTGAGATGGTCTTTTCT GCTGCAAAACGTGCAGGCTGGCTTCCTCCAAATGAGAATGATTACCCCAAAGCCAGTCATGTAGGATTTGGTCTAGTCTTAGGAGAAGATGGGAAACGGTTCCGTACTCGAAGTACGGAGGTGGTTAAGCTGGTTGATTTGCTTGATGATGCCAAGAAGCGGTGTAAATCAGCACTTGAAGAAAGAG GTAAGACTAAAGATTGGGCTGCCGAGGAACTAGAGCAAACTGCTGAAGCAGTAGGATACGGTGCTGTTAA ATATGCTGACCTGAAGAACAACAGGTTGACCAATTACACCTTCAATTTTGATCAGATGCTTAGTGATAAG GGAAACACCGCAGTTTATTTGCTGTATGCACATGCTCGTATTTGTTCAATCATCAGGAAGGCTGGTAAAGATATAGAGGAGTTAAAAAAG AGTGGGGCAATAGATTTGGCTCATCCAGATGAACGTATGCTAGGCCTCCATTTGCTCCAGTTTGCTGAA ATTGTTGAAGAAGCTTGTACCAATCTTTCACCACACTTGGTGTGTGAATATCTTTACAATATATCTGAAGACTTCACTAAATTCTATACCAACTGTCAG GTCGTTGGCTCGGCAGAGGAAACAAGCAGACTCTTGCTGTGTGAGGCAACAGCAGTTGTCATGAGAAAGTGTTTCCATCTGTTGGGAATCACTCCTGTTTACAAAATTTAA
- the LOC129904995 gene encoding profilin-1-like: protein MSWQVYVDDHLMCDIEGNHLSAAAIIGHDGAVWAKSSTFPQFKPAEIDAILNDFNEPGSLAPTGLHLGGSKYMVIQGEAGVVIRGKKGPGGITIKKTNQAILIGIYDEPMTPGQCNLIVERLGDYLYDQGY from the exons ATGTCGTGGCAAGTATACGTCGATGACCATCTCATGTGTGACATCGAAGGCAACCACCTTAGCGCCGCCGCTATCATCGGCCATGACGGCGCCGTTTGGGCTAAAAGCTCCACTTTCCCTcag TTCAAACCCGCGGAGATTGATGCCATCCTGAATGATTTTAATGAGCCTGGTTCACTTGCTCCAACTGGCCTGCATCTCGGTGGCTCAAAGTACATGGTCATTCAAGGGGAAGCAGGGGTTGTCATTCGAGGAAAGAAG GGACCGGGCGGTATTACTATCAAAAAGACTAATCAGGCTATACTTATTGGTATCTATGATGAACCAATGACTCCTGGCCAGTGTAACCTCATTGTTGAGAGGCTCGGCGATTATCTCTATGATCAAGGTTATTAG